From the genome of Salvelinus alpinus chromosome 19, SLU_Salpinus.1, whole genome shotgun sequence, one region includes:
- the LOC139545317 gene encoding chemerin-like receptor 1 has product MTARILDTIPTNDDDDYDDSKNPPTQSSFGQPPDTSASSQGDYILLVVNVVILLLGVCGNGVVIWIAGLKVKKTVNTTWYLSLAISDFIFCACLPFNIIYMVTKEWILGHFMCKFTSFVMFLNMFSSIFLLVVISVDRYLLVVFPVWAQNQRTVRRASAVVVLAWAVSVALSIPSTVFRQVTTDGIKCVNYYPHPNSHITVAVSRFISGFVLPLLIIIFCYSVLILRLRTNRMTRSSKPFRVLTALIAMFFISWLPYHVFILLEFKAHDQTSLTVIHEGLNISVTLASANSCLNPFLYAFMGKDFKRKCWNSFLSKIENAFDEEERSSRSRGTSFSQADSNVYTNV; this is encoded by the coding sequence ATGACAGCACGGATATTAGACACAATTCCAacgaatgatgatgatgattatgatgatagCAAAAACCCTCCAACTCAGTCCTCATTTGGCCAACCACCGGATACATCAGCCAGTTCACAAGGGGACTACATACTCCTTGTGGTCAATGTGGTCATCTTACTGCTGGGGGTTTGTGGGAATGGGGTGGTCATCTGGATAGCTGGTCTCAAGGTGAAAAAGACGGTCAACACCACCTGGTACCTCAGCCTGGCCATCTCCGACTTCATATTCTGTGCCTGTCTCCCCTTCAACATAATCTACATGGTAACAAAGGAGTGGATCTTAGGGCACTTCATGTGCAAGTTCACCTCTTTTGTGATGTTCCTCAACATGTTCAGTAGCATCTTCCTCCTGGTCGTCATCAGTGTTGACCGTTATCTACTTGTCGTATTCCCAGTTTGGGCCCAGAACCAGCGAACCGTGAGGAGGGCCTCTGCAGTTGTGGTTCTTGCCTGGGCCGTCTCTGTTGCACTGAGCATTCCCTCCACAGTGTTTCGTCAGGTAACCACAGATGGCATAAAGTGCGTGAATTATTACCCACACCCAAACAGTCACATAACTGTAGCTGTCAGTCGATTTATCAGTGGCTTTGTGCTCCCGCTCCTCATCATCAtcttctgctactctgtcctCATTCTGCGACTGAGGACCAACAGGATGACCAGGTCCTCCAAACCCTTCAGAGTCCTGACTGCACTGATAGCCATGTTTTTCATCAGCTGGCTTCCATACCACGTCTTCATCCTTCTGGAATTTAAAGCCCACGATCAAACTTCTCTAACTGTTATTCATGAAGGGCTAAATATATCTGTGACTCTGGCTAGTGCAAACAGTTGCCTGAACCCATTTCTGTATGCATTCATGGGCAAAGACTTCAAGCGGAAATGCTGGAACTCTTTCCTTTCTAAGATTGAAAATGCTTTTGATGAGGAGGAACGCTCTTCAAGGAGTAGAGGGACCTCTTTCTCCCAGGCTGATTCAAACGTTTATACAAATGTCTGA